GGTGGAACACGCACGGCCACTGGGCCGTTTCCGCGCCGCCCACGACATCGCCAGCCGGGCCGGACGCGGCGGTGCGTCCACCGAGGACATGCGCACCGCCATCGTCGACTACCGCGAACTGTTCACCGACCTGCTCGACGGCGGCCACTCCGGCACCGCCCAACACAACTGAGGAATCGCCATGACCACCGAATTCAACTCGCGCAACCAGATTCAGCCCGATCAGCGGGATGACGTCCAGCATGGCCGGCACGGCGAGCTGCCGCCGGTCGAGGGCGAGGACCGACGCCGCGGCGAGCGGGACAACGAGTACGCGCCCGCGACCGGCGACGTCGCCAGCCCCGATATCCAGCCCGCGCCGCAGGACATTCAGCAGGGCCCGGCCGGACAGGGCTTGGGCGGACAGAGCTTGGGCACCGACCAGGGTTTGGGCGGACAGAGCTTGGACGACGGCGGCCACGATGCGGGAACCGCACAGCTGCGCGACCATTGGCGCGATGTGCAGATCATGTTCGTCGACGACCCCAAGGACGCCGTCACCCGCGCCGACGCGCTGGTGGCCGAGGCGCTCGAGCAGCTGACCGACCGCTGTTCGCGTCGGCGTGAGGAGCTCGAAAGCCGTTGGTCGCGCGGCGATGCCGCCGACACCGAGGAGATGCGCCAGGCGCTGCGCGGCTATCGGGAACTGTTCGATCAGCTGTTGGGCACCGCGTCCGGCGCGACGAACATATAGCTCTTCTCCTCGACCCGCTGGCGGATGCGCCAATCCCCGTTCACCCGCACGAAGGTGTCGTGGTACCACAGGCCGCAGAGCATGAGCCGGCGGGAGCCGTCGCCGGAGGTGACGAGCATGGGGTTGTGGCACATGGTGCGCGCGGTCGCGTGATCGCCCTCCACCCGGATGGAGGAGTTGGCGACCAGGTGCTGGAA
This sequence is a window from Nocardia yunnanensis. Protein-coding genes within it:
- a CDS encoding nuclear transport factor 2 family protein, whose protein sequence is MLSLQEISDRMEIADLMVRYSHAVDTHQWELLDEIFTPDAHIDYTAMGGPAGDLESTKKFLATVMPNFSAFQHLVANSSIRVEGDHATARTMCHNPMLVTSGDGSRRLMLCGLWYHDTFVRVNGDWRIRQRVEEKSYMFVAPDAVPNS